A window of Pyxidicoccus xibeiensis genomic DNA:
GCTGCTCGAGGAACAACCGCGCGGTCCACGCCTGGAGCCGGGCGAAGCCGTCAGACGCCGACGCGCCGAGTCCCAGCAGCCCCCCGAGCGTCACCGCGCTGGACGTCAGCAGGCGGCTGCGCGGCACCTGTCCCTTGCGCTGTGCCTCCCGCAGGCGCTTCGCCGTGGGTTGCTCCGTCTTCTCGCCACTCATCGGGCCACCTCCCCCAGCAGCGCCAGCGCCCCTTCGGTCGACAGCACGCCCGCGAGCAGCCGCTCACAGAGCACCCCCGTGCCGAGCCACAGCAGCGCGCCACCCCCGAGAATCCGCAGCGGTGCGCCCACCTCCTGCAGGTTCAGCTGCGGCGCCGCTCGCGAGGCCATCCCCAGGAAGCAGTCCACCGCCAGCACCGCCGCAGCGACCGGGGCCCCCACCGCCAGCCCCGTGGCCAGGGCGCCGCCCGCCAGCATGACGACATGCAGCGTGGCCGCCTCCGTGGGGACGAAGGCCCCCGGCCCCACCACCGCGAAACCGCGCATCAGCCCGGAGAGGACCAGGGGAAACAGCCCGCCCGACACCACCAGCGAGACCAGCAGGTGGTAGAGCCCGTCACCCGTCGCCGACTCCCGGCTCCCCGCCGCCGGCAGGCTCGCCTCCGCGGACGTGCCCCGGAACAGGTCGATGAAGCGCCCGCCCATCCGCGCTGCGTCGAAGGGCAGCGCGGCCACCAGCCCCACCGACAGCCCATAGACGAGCTCACGCACCACCAGCGCCGCCAGCTCCAGCGAGGACTCCACCGGCGCGTCCAGCGCCACTCCGGCTTCCACGCGGAGGAAGAGCGCCAGGGCCAGCACCAGCGCCAGCCTGACGGTCATGGGCGTGGCCTGTCCTCCCAGCAGCGGGCACAGGAAGGCGATGGGCAACAGCCGCGCGGCGCACAGTGCCACCACGACGATGTCCGGCCCCAGTGCCTCGAGCCAGACCCGCAGGGACTCCAGGTTCATGCCGCGACCTCGGAGATGAGCAGCAGGAGCTGGTGTGTGAAGCGCGTGAGCTGCCCGGCAATCCACGGACCGGCGAACACGAGCGCCAGCACCGTCGCGCACAGCTTGGGCACCACCGACAGGGTGCTCTCCTGGAGCTGGGTGGTGGCCTGGAAGAGGCTGGCCAGGAAGCCCACCAGCAAGCTCGCGCCGATGGGCGGCAGCGAGGCAAGCACCATCAGCAGCAGTGCCTCCTGGCCCAGGGTGAGCAGGACGTCCTGGGTCATGGCGTCACCGGTAGCCAAGGATGAGACCGCGCGCCAGCAGCGCCCAGCCATCCACGGCCACGAAGAGGAGGATCTTGAAGGGCAGGCTCACCTGGCTCGGAGACAGCGTCTGCATCCCCAGCGCGAGCAGCACGTTGGCGATGACCATGTCCAGCACCAGGAACGGGAGGAAGACGAGGAAGCCAATCTGGAAGGCCTCCTTCAGCTCGGTGATGACGAAGGCCGGAATGACGACGAAGAGGTCCGTCTCCTGCACCGCGTCCGCCTCCTCGGGAGGCCGCAGCTCGCGCGCCAGGTCCACGAAGCGCGCCCGCTCTTCCGGACTGCCGTGCTTCAGCAGGAAGGCGCGCAGCGGCTCCGAGACCCGCGCCGCCGCGGAGAGAATCTGCTCCCCGGAGCCGCCCTCCACCTCGCGGTACGCCACCTGTCCCGCGTCGTACATGCGCTCCATGACGGGGGCCATGATGTGCCCCGTGAGCACGGCCGCGAGCCCCGTCAGCACGAGCGTGGGCGGCGCCTGCTGCGTTCCCATGGCCGAGCGCGCCAGCGACAGCACCACGGCGATCTTCGAGAAGCTCGTCAGCATCAGCACCGCGAACGGCAGCAGTGACATGAGGGCGAGCATCCCCATCATCGACAGCGGGCTGCCCGCATAGGACATCCGCGAGAGCGAGGCCTCCGCCGCGGAGGCCAGGGCCGGCACGAGCAGCGCCGTCGCCAGGAGCGCGCGCCTCATTGGTCCACCCCCCGACCCCTTCCCGGAATGCGCCGCTTCGGCATCGGACGGCGCGCCTGGGCCAGGGCCCGCGCGAAGACGTCCTCCTGCTCCGGCGTCTCGTGGATCTCCGCGAACGAGTCACCGAAGGCCACCAGGAAGCCCCGCCCGTCCACCTCCACCAGCGCCAGGCTACACCTGGGAGAAAGCCCCGCTCGCGAGACGACGTGCAACCGCTGCGCGGTGGGGACTGCGGGCCCGACAGCTCCTCGCCTGCGAAGCCACCAGCCCAGACCCCCCAGCGCTGCCGCGACCAGCACACCCCGGGCGACAGAGGTCATGGACAGACTTGCCAGCGGTCCCAGCGCCGCCAGCCCGAGGACGAGCGCCCCCACCAGCAGCAGGCGTGAGTGGAGGGAGAGGGAAGAGAAGAGGGTCTTCATCGGAGGACTCACGGCAGCAGGGCCAGGACCCGGGCACCGACCTCGCCCTCGATTTCCACGAGCTCGGCACGGGCCACCGCGCGGTCCCCCACGCGCAGCAACACCGGCTCGCTGGCGTTGATGTGCAGCGGCAGCAGCGCGCCGGGCTTCAGCGCCGCCAGCTCCGACAGCGGCAGCATCACCCGGGTCAGCTCAATCTCCACCTCCACCGGCAGCGGGGGCATGCCCCCGCTCTTCTCGTTCACCACCGCCATGTCCGCCTCCTGGAAAACCGTGTGCGCCTGCGCGCGGGTCAGCGAAAAGCCCTCGGCGCGAAAGTCCCCCGCCAGGGCGAAGCCCCGGGTGACCAGCCGCCCGTGGCCGTGGAGGCGCCCACCTTCGCGGCGCACTCCCTCGAAGAGGACGACGTCCCCCACCACCAGCGCTTCCAGCGCCCTTGCCGACAGCGGGGTCTGTCCGATGAGGCACCGCGCCTCCAGCGCCGCCGCCAGCACCTCTGGCGCGAGGTCCGAGCCCCGCTCCAGCGGCAGGTCCTGGAACACCGTCTGGAGCACCGGTGCCGGCAGCAGCAGCCGTGCTCCCGCGCTCGCCTCCCCCACCGTCAATGACAGCTCGACAGCGACCAGGGGCTGCCGGCCATCCAGTCTTGCCAGCACCTCCGCCCTCCGCATGCTCAGCCCCGAGAGCCGGGGGCCCAACCGCGAGTACAGCCCGACCTGGGAGCGCACCGCGGAGAGCACCAGCAGCAGCAGGTACGCCAGCGTCGCCTCCTCCAGCCGTGCCAGCTCCGTCACTACGCCCGGCCGCTGTCCTGCTCCGGCGATGCGCTCCAGCGCCGCGAAGGCGAGCGCCGGCTCCAGCTCCAGCACCGCGGTGCCCCCCACCGCTGACAGCTCCAGCAGCGCGAACACCGCCGGCCAGGCCAGTCCCGTCTGCGGCGCGACGGCGGCCTCCAGGAGCCGGGCCTCCGCCCTCACCTCACAGCCCAGCTCGCGAGCCAGCACCTCCGCCACCACCCCCAAAGCCTCCCGGCCGAGCGCCGCCACACACGGGCGCTCCGAGAGCACGGCGTGTGCGCGCGTCAACTGGCGCGAGCCCAACGCGCGCAACGCTCGGACCTTCTTCGTGCGGGACTGCTCAACCTCGGTGTTCATCGAATGCTCCCTGGCTGTCTTGGGACACACCCCACCCGTGCACGGCCCCAGCCACATGCCGGGCCCGTGAAGTCGCGGGGTTGAAGAGAGACGGCATCCCCACGCGGGATGCCGGGTACGAGGACCGGGACGGACGGCGCCGCTCAGCGGCTCAGCGCGTGGCCTCCCGGATGAGCCGCTCGGCCAGTGCCCCCAGGGCGGATGGGGCCTCGGGGTCGACGGGCTCCACGCGGCAGCCGGGGAACAGGGTCCGGTGGTACGGCGGGAGGCGACGGAAGACCTCCCGTCGCAACGGCTCGGACACCTCCCCCATCAGGGCCTTCAGCCTCGCGGCGGCGTCAGTCCGCTCCCCGAACTCCACCGCCACCTTGGCCTGCCGCTGCGCGGAAGGCAGCGCCGCGAGACGGAGCAGGTGCGCCTTCGCGCGCTCCGCCTCCCGCTCCCCAAGCCCCTCCAGCAGCTCCGCGGCCCGCTCCCGCCCCAGCACCCACGCCACCAGCGCGAAGCGCTCCAGCGGAAGTCCCAGGGGCGGAAGAGGCCGGGCCGGCATCAGCTCCTCCCCCTCCACCGGTGGACACCTTTCGATTGGCTTCGTCCTCCTGGCCGGCCGAGAAGCCCGACCCACCCGTGTCGCTTCCATGGTGACGTCCTTTCACTCGGCTCACGCCACCTTGCGCGCGGCGCCCGGTGTCAGCACTGGCCGCGCGGGGACCGGCGGCGTGGACGCCGCCAACGTCCGCTCCCGGTAGTGGCGCATCCGGAGCGTCACCAGCACCAGCGCCACCGCGAGCCCCGTCACCACTACGCCCAGCACCGCGAGCAGCGCCCGGAGCCTCGCCAGCGGTGACATCCCCGCCCCCACGGGGACCTCCACCCGCGTGGACACCTCGTCCACCAGCAGGGACACCGCGTCTGGAGACAGCCCCTCCACGCCCCCCGCGAGGAGCGCCTTCAACGTCTCCGAGGACTGGCGCACCCGTGCCGCGCTTCCCGGCTGCACGCGCAGCATGGCCGACGCCTTCGAGGGCGCAGGCGCCTGGCCGGGCCTTGGTGCCACGGGCACCACCAGGTGGACCCGCGCCAGCAGCACGCCTTCCACCGTCTGCAGCGTCTTCTCCAGCCCCCGCTCCAGCACCCGCACGCGGCAGACGCCCTCCTCCACTGGCGTGCGCACCAGCCCACTCCCACCGAAGACGTCGCAGCCCACCTCCGCCGCGGGCCTCGGCAGCCCCAGCTCCGCCAGGATTCGCACCGCATCCGAGGCCTGCTCGTCCGAGACTTCGATGGACCACGTGGGCTTCTTGCCCGCCTCCGGCACCTTGCGCGCATCGAGCCCACGCTCGATGAGCACCGCCTGGAGCTCGTTGGCCTGTCGCTCGTCCAGGCCATGCTGGATGCGCTCCCGGCACGCGGTGGCGCACAGGAGCAGGAGGAAGATGAGGCAGCGTCGGGGAGGAAAGCGCATCATGGAACTCCTCAAACCTGCGTCTGGAGGACCTGCTTGACGCCGCCGGTCGCCTTCTCGACGACCTTGCCGGCAAGGTCGAGCTCCTGGCTCGCCCGGTAGACGTGGGCCTGCAACGCGAGCAGCTCCGCCGGGGAGAAGGAGCGGCCGGACTCCGCCATCCTGAGGATGTGGTCCAGCCGCTTCTGCGCCTGCCCGACCCTGTCCAGCACCTGCGCCGCCTGCTGCTCCCGCGCCGACTGCACCGAGTCCACCCGGCCCCCGGGCTTCACCTCCGCGCAGCCCGGTGAAGCCCGACCCACGGACTCCGCGCGGCCCACCCTCGGGGGCGCCTCCGTGGGCGTGGGCCTCGCCGGCCCTTCCATGGCCACCCGCGGACCACCGCCCCGGGCCGGCCCCGCCACCTCTTCCAGCACCTTGCCAAACCGCTCCCGTCCGGGCTCCACCGCGGGCGAGACACCCGCCC
This region includes:
- the sctR gene encoding type III secretion system export apparatus subunit SctR; amino-acid sequence: MRRALLATALLVPALASAAEASLSRMSYAGSPLSMMGMLALMSLLPFAVLMLTSFSKIAVVLSLARSAMGTQQAPPTLVLTGLAAVLTGHIMAPVMERMYDAGQVAYREVEGGSGEQILSAAARVSEPLRAFLLKHGSPEERARFVDLARELRPPEEADAVQETDLFVVIPAFVITELKEAFQIGFLVFLPFLVLDMVIANVLLALGMQTLSPSQVSLPFKILLFVAVDGWALLARGLILGYR
- a CDS encoding globin family protein, encoding MAMDKVGPVGGAGVSPAVEPGRERFGKVLEEVAGPARGGGPRVAMEGPARPTPTEAPPRVGRAESVGRASPGCAEVKPGGRVDSVQSAREQQAAQVLDRVGQAQKRLDHILRMAESGRSFSPAELLALQAHVYRASQELDLAGKVVEKATGGVKQVLQTQV
- a CDS encoding flagellar M-ring protein FliF; translation: MRFPPRRCLIFLLLLCATACRERIQHGLDERQANELQAVLIERGLDARKVPEAGKKPTWSIEVSDEQASDAVRILAELGLPRPAAEVGCDVFGGSGLVRTPVEEGVCRVRVLERGLEKTLQTVEGVLLARVHLVVPVAPRPGQAPAPSKASAMLRVQPGSAARVRQSSETLKALLAGGVEGLSPDAVSLLVDEVSTRVEVPVGAGMSPLARLRALLAVLGVVVTGLAVALVLVTLRMRHYRERTLAASTPPVPARPVLTPGAARKVA
- the sctQ gene encoding type III secretion system cytoplasmic ring protein SctQ, coding for MNTEVEQSRTKKVRALRALGSRQLTRAHAVLSERPCVAALGREALGVVAEVLARELGCEVRAEARLLEAAVAPQTGLAWPAVFALLELSAVGGTAVLELEPALAFAALERIAGAGQRPGVVTELARLEEATLAYLLLLVLSAVRSQVGLYSRLGPRLSGLSMRRAEVLARLDGRQPLVAVELSLTVGEASAGARLLLPAPVLQTVFQDLPLERGSDLAPEVLAAALEARCLIGQTPLSARALEALVVGDVVLFEGVRREGGRLHGHGRLVTRGFALAGDFRAEGFSLTRAQAHTVFQEADMAVVNEKSGGMPPLPVEVEIELTRVMLPLSELAALKPGALLPLHINASEPVLLRVGDRAVARAELVEIEGEVGARVLALLP
- a CDS encoding flagellar biosynthetic protein FliQ, whose translation is MTQDVLLTLGQEALLLMVLASLPPIGASLLVGFLASLFQATTQLQESTLSVVPKLCATVLALVFAGPWIAGQLTRFTHQLLLLISEVAA
- a CDS encoding EscT/YscT/HrcT family type III secretion system export apparatus protein, producing the protein MNLESLRVWLEALGPDIVVVALCAARLLPIAFLCPLLGGQATPMTVRLALVLALALFLRVEAGVALDAPVESSLELAALVVRELVYGLSVGLVAALPFDAARMGGRFIDLFRGTSAEASLPAAGSRESATGDGLYHLLVSLVVSGGLFPLVLSGLMRGFAVVGPGAFVPTEAATLHVVMLAGGALATGLAVGAPVAAAVLAVDCFLGMASRAAPQLNLQEVGAPLRILGGGALLWLGTGVLCERLLAGVLSTEGALALLGEVAR
- a CDS encoding flagellar biosynthetic protein FliO, producing the protein MKTLFSSLSLHSRLLLVGALVLGLAALGPLASLSMTSVARGVLVAAALGGLGWWLRRRGAVGPAVPTAQRLHVVSRAGLSPRCSLALVEVDGRGFLVAFGDSFAEIHETPEQEDVFARALAQARRPMPKRRIPGRGRGVDQ